One genomic segment of Mastomys coucha isolate ucsf_1 unplaced genomic scaffold, UCSF_Mcou_1 pScaffold22, whole genome shotgun sequence includes these proteins:
- the Lyar gene encoding cell growth-regulating nucleolar protein, producing MVFFTCNACGESVKKIQVEKHVSACRNCECLSCIDCGKDFWGDDYKSHVKCISEGQKYGGKGYEAKTHKGDAKQQAWIQKINELIKKPNVSPKVRELLQQISAFDNVPRKKAKFQNWMRNSLKVHSDSVLEQVWNIFSEASSSEQDQQPPSHMAKPHAEIPTKVPSTKSNGTTEEQTETKKNKRERKEERQKNRKKEKKELKLENHQENLRGQKPKKRKKGQEAGHEAGGEETTEANGPPEKKKAQGGQASEEGADRNGGPGEGVDEGQTKTAAGKRKRQKHSEVESDYKKKKVKLPGQPEEGEPKDHEAPSKGKFNWKGTIKAVLKQAPDNEISVKKLKKKVIAQYHAVMSDHHTSEEELLAIFNRKISRNPTFKVLKDRVKLLK from the exons ATGGTATTTTTTACATGCAATGCATGTGGTGAATCTGTGAAGAAAATACAGGTGGAAAAGCACGTGTCTGCCTGCAGAAACTGTGAATGTCTCTCCTGCATTGACTGTGGGAAAGATTTCTG GGGTGACGACTACAAAAGCCATGTGAAGTGCATCAGTGAAGGTCAGAAGTACGGAGGCAAAGGCTATGAAGCCAAGACGCACAAAGGTGACGCCAAACAGCAGGCATGGATTCAG AAAATTAACGAGTTAATAAAGAAACCCAACGTCAGCCCCAAGGTGCGAGAACTTCTGCAGCAAATTAGTGCTTTTGACAATGTTCCCAGAAAAAAGGCCAAGTTTCAG AACTGGATGAGAAACAGCTTGAAAGTGCACAGCGACTCTGTTTTGGAGCAGGTGTGGAACATCTTCTCTGAAGCATCCAGCAGT GAACAAGATCAGCAGCCACCCAGCCACATGGCCAAGCCACATGCGGAGATCCCCACTAAGGTTCCATCTACAAAATCAAATGGCACCACAGAGGAGcaaacagagacaaagaagaataaaagagaaaggaaggaggaacgccagaagaacaggaagaaagagaagaaggagctGAAGCTAGAAAACCACCAGGAAAACCTTAGGGGCCAGAAGCCAAAGAAGCGCAAAAAGGGCCAGGAGGCTGGACATGAGGCTGGTGGGGAGGAGACCACCGAGGCCAACGGCCCAccagagaagaagaaagcccAGGGTGGACAAGCTTCCGAAGAGGGAGCAGACAGAAATGGGGGCCCCGGGGAGGGTGTTGATGAGGGGCAGACCAAGACAGCAGCAGGAAAACGGAAGCGGCAGAAGCACTCAGAAG TTGAGTCtgattacaagaaaaaaaaggtgAAGTTGCCAGGGCAGCCTGAAGAGGGAGAGCCCAAGGACCATGAGGCTCCATCTAAAG GTAAATTCAACTGGAAGGGGACCATTAAAGCTGTTCTGAAACAGGCTCCAGACAATGAGATATCAGTCAAGAAGTTAAAGAAAAAG GTTATAGCTCAGTACCATGCGGTGATGAGTGACCATCACACGTCAGAGGAGGAGCTCCTGGCCATCTTCAACAGGAAGATCAGCAGGAACCCCACCTTTAAGGTGCTGAAGGACAGAGTTAAGCTTCTGAAGTGA